A section of the Kribbella sp. HUAS MG21 genome encodes:
- a CDS encoding ABC transporter ATP-binding protein, producing MTATAPTYPSVAPVEPPALLLDGITKTYRSKAGAVDALHGVTYHFARGSFTAVMGPSGSGKSTLLQCAAGLDQPTTGTVVLNGVTLGGLNEVQLTKLRRADMGFVFQAYNLLPSLTVYDNVALPLRLTGRRPARNDVLRTLEQVGLEGKAKRRPAELSGGQQQRVAIARALITKPSVFFADEPTGALDSGTSRQILGLLREATDRVGQTVVMVTHDPVAAAYASRVLFLSDGLLAGHLDRATPAQIAAAMSELER from the coding sequence ATGACCGCTACTGCGCCGACGTACCCCTCCGTCGCACCTGTCGAACCGCCGGCCCTGCTGCTGGACGGCATCACCAAGACGTACCGCTCCAAGGCCGGCGCGGTCGACGCGCTGCACGGGGTGACGTACCACTTCGCGCGCGGCTCGTTCACCGCGGTGATGGGCCCGTCCGGCTCCGGGAAGTCCACGCTGCTGCAGTGCGCCGCCGGACTCGACCAGCCGACCACGGGGACCGTTGTGCTCAACGGCGTCACGCTGGGCGGGCTCAACGAGGTGCAGCTCACCAAGCTGCGCCGGGCCGACATGGGGTTCGTGTTCCAGGCGTACAACCTGCTGCCGTCGCTGACCGTGTACGACAACGTCGCCCTGCCGCTGCGCCTCACCGGCCGGCGTCCGGCGCGGAACGACGTACTGCGGACGCTCGAGCAGGTCGGCCTGGAGGGCAAGGCGAAGCGGCGGCCCGCGGAGCTGTCCGGCGGGCAGCAGCAGCGGGTCGCGATCGCGCGGGCCCTGATCACGAAGCCGTCGGTGTTCTTCGCCGACGAACCGACCGGCGCCCTGGACAGCGGCACCAGCCGGCAGATCCTCGGACTGTTGCGCGAGGCAACCGACCGGGTGGGGCAGACCGTCGTAATGGTGACCCACGACCCGGTCGCGGCGGCGTACGCCTCGCGCGTCCTGTTCCTGTCCGACGGGCTGCTGGCCGGGCACCTCGACCGGGCGACCCCGGCGCAGATCGCCGCGGCGATGAGCGAGCTGGAGCGATGA
- a CDS encoding FtsX-like permease family protein, whose protein sequence is MMFSISRQTVGRHRALYAGSFVALAAGVFLLGLAATATAATIAYDGPAGERITVTTLGGDGTPPQRVSVPLSGADVSGLQTVLSMVATISGFITIFVIASTFAFAVASRRREIGLLRLIGATPRQIRRMILGEALVVAVAASLAGALAAHLATPLLLSKASYTDLAPVKLEPASPWVPLAIAVGAGLLVAMLGARSAARRAGKVGPIDALREAALEPPQIGPVRIVFGVLFLAGAVVMLALIRPSTGEGAAPLAMFTPMVMVVALTLLAPLIVPLVGRLWAVPLVAWTQVSGRLARSNVITAPRRSASLAAPILAISAIAGSMVLTLSFAADSEAANIRDAVRAPIVVEGPVAPGVPGVQAVDAGVPVQLVRIAADYAELEDAEGIDPALASRTRDLTVLSGDLGKLTGDTVAISKEMSGFEGYRVGDEIPMVYPDRTPVRLRVVAIVKDAFGVNPSFLLPIDTARKHAPQASVARSYVLPADGVDPPALVQRLPGAQLATDWEAAQAKALREGNRFGLLILLGPAAVYSAIAIANTLLMSSLQRRHEFATSRLLGATPAQLRRMVLWESSLVGAVALSLGTAITITVGILLRKALTSGLTDVPTTIPWPTLLSIAALALTLAVASALAPTTYLLRLTEPTKKP, encoded by the coding sequence ATGATGTTCAGCATCAGCCGCCAGACCGTCGGCCGGCACCGCGCGCTGTACGCCGGTTCCTTCGTCGCGCTCGCGGCGGGCGTGTTCCTGCTCGGGCTGGCCGCCACCGCGACGGCGGCGACGATCGCGTACGACGGACCGGCCGGTGAACGCATCACCGTCACCACACTCGGCGGCGACGGCACCCCTCCGCAGCGGGTCAGCGTGCCGTTGTCCGGCGCCGACGTGTCGGGGCTGCAGACCGTGCTGAGCATGGTCGCGACGATCTCCGGGTTCATCACGATCTTCGTGATCGCGAGCACGTTCGCCTTTGCCGTCGCGTCCCGGCGGCGCGAGATCGGGTTGCTGCGGCTCATCGGGGCGACGCCGCGGCAGATCCGGCGAATGATCCTCGGCGAGGCGCTCGTCGTCGCGGTCGCCGCCTCGCTGGCTGGGGCGTTGGCCGCGCACCTCGCCACTCCCCTGCTGCTGAGCAAGGCGTCGTACACCGACCTGGCGCCGGTGAAGCTGGAACCGGCGTCGCCGTGGGTACCGCTCGCGATCGCGGTCGGGGCCGGGCTGTTGGTGGCGATGCTCGGAGCACGGTCGGCAGCCCGGCGAGCGGGGAAGGTCGGGCCGATCGACGCGCTCCGGGAGGCTGCGCTGGAGCCTCCGCAGATCGGGCCGGTGCGGATCGTTTTCGGGGTGCTGTTCCTGGCCGGCGCGGTCGTGATGCTGGCATTGATCCGGCCGTCGACGGGTGAGGGTGCGGCGCCGCTGGCGATGTTCACGCCGATGGTGATGGTGGTCGCGCTGACGCTGCTCGCGCCGCTGATCGTGCCGCTGGTCGGACGGCTGTGGGCGGTGCCGCTGGTGGCGTGGACGCAGGTGTCGGGGCGGCTCGCGCGGAGCAACGTGATCACGGCACCGCGCCGGAGTGCCTCGCTGGCGGCACCGATTCTCGCCATCTCTGCCATCGCGGGGTCGATGGTGCTGACGCTGAGCTTCGCCGCCGACAGTGAGGCGGCGAACATCCGCGACGCCGTCCGCGCGCCGATCGTGGTCGAAGGGCCGGTGGCGCCCGGCGTACCCGGCGTACAAGCCGTCGATGCCGGGGTGCCGGTGCAACTGGTGCGCATCGCCGCCGACTACGCCGAACTCGAGGACGCCGAAGGGATCGACCCGGCGCTGGCGTCGCGGACCCGGGACCTCACTGTGCTGTCCGGTGACCTCGGCAAGCTCACCGGCGACACCGTTGCCATCAGCAAAGAAATGTCCGGCTTCGAGGGCTACCGGGTCGGCGACGAGATCCCGATGGTCTACCCGGACCGGACGCCGGTACGGCTGCGGGTCGTCGCGATCGTCAAGGACGCGTTCGGGGTGAACCCGTCGTTCCTGCTCCCGATCGACACCGCCCGCAAGCACGCACCACAGGCGTCGGTCGCCCGGAGCTACGTACTGCCGGCCGACGGAGTCGACCCGCCCGCGCTGGTCCAGCGGTTGCCGGGCGCGCAGCTGGCCACCGACTGGGAGGCCGCGCAGGCCAAGGCCCTGCGCGAGGGCAACCGGTTCGGCCTGCTCATCCTGCTCGGCCCGGCCGCGGTGTACAGCGCGATCGCGATCGCGAACACCCTGCTGATGAGCAGCCTGCAACGCCGCCACGAGTTCGCCACGTCCCGCCTTCTCGGCGCGACACCGGCACAACTCCGTCGGATGGTCCTGTGGGAGTCATCGCTGGTAGGAGCCGTCGCCCTGAGCCTCGGCACCGCAATCACCATCACCGTCGGCATACTCCTCCGCAAGGCCCTCACCTCGGGCCTGACCGACGTACCAACCACAATCCCCTGGCCCACCCTCCTATCCATCGCCGCCCTCGCCCTGACCCTGGCAGTAGCCTCCGCCCTGGCCCCCACCACCTACCTACTCCGCCTCACCGAACCCACGAAAAAGCCATAG
- a CDS encoding DNA topoisomerase IV subunit A, which translates to MARRTNTAEPEDFEEHILDVDVSDEMRTSYLEYAYSVIYSRALPDARDGLKPVQRRILFSMAENNIRPDRGHVKSARVVGEVMGKYHPHGDGAIYDALVRTAQPWSMRVPLIDGHGNFGSLDDGPAAMRYTECRMAPPAMAMTTGLDENVVDFKPNYDGQEEEPYVLPAAFPNLLVNGAAGIAVGMATNMAPHNLVEVIQALRHLIKTPNADVDDLMRFIPGPDLPTGGKIVGLDGIKDAYLTGRGSFKMRATARIENVTPRRKGIVVTELPYSVGPEKVIEKIKTLVQSKKLQGIADIKDLTDRTHGTQLVIEVKNGFVPEALLEQLYKLTPLEDAFHVNNVCLVEGQPRTLGLKELLEVYLDHRYDVTRRRSEFRRTKAQDRLHIVEGLLIAILDIDEVIQVIRSSDDSAEARSRLIEIYDLSEIQANYILDMPLRRLTKYSKLELETEKGELEREIEALTAIIEDPKLLRKTVSDELAEVAKTYGTPRRTVLLESSGATKTAAVPLEVSDDPCWILMSSTGLLARTNGVEPFGATESRAKHDAIVSAVKSTARGQYGLITSAGRLIRLESLDLPAVPTTANAPNLQGGAPVAEFVSLEPGERALALTTMDPDSVGVALGTLGGVVKRVVPDHLSNRDAWEIIALKDGDEVVGAVELTTGDEELCFITSDAQLLHFPASAVRPQGRTAGGMAGVRLAAKAKVVFFGAVDTGREAQVVTIAGSSSALPGTEVGAVKVTPFSEYPGKGRGTGGVRCQRLLKGEDGLLLGYVGAAPVKASASSGAPVELPPVDMRRDGSGVPVAQPIAACAPDLAG; encoded by the coding sequence ATGGCACGCCGTACCAACACCGCCGAGCCCGAGGACTTCGAGGAGCACATCCTCGACGTCGACGTCTCCGACGAGATGCGCACCAGCTACCTCGAGTACGCCTACTCGGTGATCTACTCGCGGGCGCTGCCGGACGCGCGGGACGGGCTGAAACCGGTCCAGCGGCGGATCCTGTTCTCGATGGCGGAGAACAACATCCGCCCCGACCGCGGCCACGTGAAGTCGGCCCGCGTCGTCGGTGAGGTCATGGGTAAGTACCACCCGCACGGCGACGGCGCCATCTACGACGCCCTCGTGCGGACCGCCCAGCCCTGGTCGATGCGGGTCCCGCTGATCGATGGCCACGGGAACTTCGGCTCCCTCGACGACGGCCCGGCCGCGATGCGGTACACCGAGTGCCGGATGGCGCCGCCGGCGATGGCGATGACGACCGGCCTCGACGAGAACGTCGTCGACTTCAAGCCGAACTACGACGGCCAGGAGGAGGAGCCCTACGTCCTCCCCGCCGCCTTCCCGAACCTGCTGGTCAACGGCGCCGCCGGCATCGCGGTCGGGATGGCGACCAACATGGCCCCGCACAACCTGGTCGAGGTGATCCAGGCGCTGCGGCACCTGATCAAGACGCCGAACGCCGACGTCGACGACCTGATGCGGTTCATCCCCGGCCCGGACCTGCCGACCGGCGGCAAGATCGTCGGCCTGGACGGCATCAAGGACGCGTACCTGACCGGCCGCGGCAGCTTCAAGATGCGCGCCACCGCCCGGATCGAGAACGTCACGCCGCGCCGCAAGGGCATCGTGGTCACCGAGCTGCCGTACTCGGTCGGCCCCGAGAAGGTGATCGAGAAGATCAAGACCCTGGTGCAGAGCAAGAAGCTCCAGGGCATCGCGGACATCAAGGACCTCACCGACCGCACCCACGGCACCCAGCTCGTGATCGAGGTCAAGAACGGCTTCGTTCCCGAGGCGCTGCTGGAGCAGCTGTACAAGCTGACCCCGCTCGAGGACGCGTTCCACGTCAACAATGTCTGCCTGGTCGAGGGCCAGCCGCGCACGCTCGGCCTGAAGGAACTCCTCGAGGTCTACCTCGACCACCGGTACGACGTGACGCGCCGGCGCAGCGAGTTCCGCCGGACGAAGGCGCAGGACCGGCTGCACATCGTCGAGGGTCTGCTGATCGCGATCCTGGACATCGACGAGGTCATCCAGGTGATCCGCAGCAGCGACGACTCGGCCGAGGCCCGGTCCCGGCTGATCGAGATCTACGACCTGTCCGAGATCCAGGCGAACTACATCCTCGACATGCCGCTGCGCCGGCTGACGAAGTACTCCAAGCTCGAACTGGAGACCGAGAAGGGCGAGCTGGAGCGCGAGATCGAGGCGCTGACGGCGATCATCGAGGACCCGAAGCTGCTCCGCAAGACGGTCTCCGACGAGCTCGCCGAGGTCGCGAAGACGTACGGGACGCCGCGGCGCACCGTGCTGCTCGAGTCGTCCGGCGCGACCAAGACCGCCGCCGTACCGCTCGAGGTCAGCGACGACCCGTGCTGGATCCTGATGAGCTCGACCGGGCTGCTCGCGCGGACGAACGGCGTGGAGCCGTTCGGCGCCACCGAGTCGCGCGCCAAGCACGACGCGATCGTGTCCGCGGTGAAGAGCACCGCCCGCGGTCAGTACGGGCTGATCACCAGCGCCGGCCGGTTGATCCGGCTCGAGTCGCTCGACCTGCCCGCCGTACCGACCACCGCGAACGCGCCGAATCTGCAGGGTGGCGCGCCGGTCGCGGAGTTCGTGTCGCTGGAGCCGGGCGAGCGGGCGCTCGCGCTGACCACGATGGACCCGGACTCGGTCGGCGTCGCTCTCGGGACGCTCGGCGGCGTCGTGAAGCGCGTCGTACCGGATCACCTCAGCAACCGCGACGCGTGGGAGATCATCGCGCTGAAGGACGGCGACGAGGTCGTCGGCGCGGTCGAGCTGACCACCGGCGACGAGGAGCTGTGCTTCATCACCTCGGACGCCCAGCTACTGCACTTCCCCGCGTCGGCCGTGCGGCCGCAGGGGCGGACCGCGGGCGGTATGGCCGGCGTACGGCTGGCCGCGAAGGCGAAGGTGGTGTTCTTCGGCGCCGTCGACACCGGCCGCGAGGCGCAGGTCGTGACGATCGCGGGCTCGTCGTCGGCGCTGCCCGGGACCGAGGTGGGCGCGGTGAAGGTCACCCCGTTCAGCGAGTACCCGGGCAAGGGCCGCGGGACCGGCGGGGTCCGGTGCCAGCGGCTGCTCAAGGGCGAGGACGGCCTGCTGCTCGGGTACGTCGGTGCCGCGCCGGTGAAGGCCAGCGCCAGCAGCGGCGCCCCGGTCGAGCTGCCGCCTGTCGACATGCGGCGTGACGGTTCCGGCGTACCGGTGGCGCAACCCATCGCCGCGTGCGCTCCCGATCTGGCAGGCTGA
- a CDS encoding LppX_LprAFG lipoprotein: MKRLLALCAVVVLAVTGCTDKDDKKGSGGGGSGGDAVALLTGAKKAIDEAASVHIVLTGRDLPDTAQTLAGGDGVATHAPAFKGKLTVRSGGSPIDAEVIAVGSKVYAKVSFAPTFVELTPAQLQGLGAPDPAILLDPDKGLTAVLPTLKDPKIKGETREGAKVLTEVTGAVQGKSLQGIFPKAPADQDFPSTFKIDKSTSQLVSATITGPFYAGATSSYDVTLDKYGEKVEITKP; encoded by the coding sequence GTGAAGAGACTGCTCGCGCTGTGCGCGGTCGTCGTCCTCGCGGTCACCGGGTGCACCGACAAGGACGACAAGAAGGGCTCCGGCGGCGGGGGGTCCGGCGGGGACGCGGTCGCGCTGCTGACCGGCGCCAAGAAGGCGATCGACGAGGCGGCCAGCGTGCACATCGTGCTCACCGGCCGCGACCTCCCGGACACCGCGCAGACGCTCGCCGGCGGTGACGGCGTCGCCACCCACGCGCCGGCGTTCAAGGGCAAGCTGACGGTCCGGTCCGGCGGTTCGCCGATCGACGCCGAGGTGATCGCGGTCGGCAGCAAGGTCTACGCGAAGGTCTCGTTCGCCCCGACCTTCGTCGAGCTGACGCCGGCGCAGCTGCAAGGCCTGGGCGCGCCGGACCCGGCGATCCTGCTCGACCCGGACAAGGGCCTGACCGCGGTGCTGCCGACGCTCAAGGATCCCAAGATCAAGGGTGAGACGCGCGAGGGCGCGAAGGTGCTCACCGAGGTCACCGGCGCCGTGCAGGGCAAGTCGCTGCAGGGCATCTTCCCGAAGGCGCCCGCCGACCAGGACTTCCCGAGCACGTTCAAGATCGACAAGAGCACCTCACAACTGGTCTCGGCGACCATCACCGGGCCGTTCTACGCCGGGGCGACCAGCAGCTACGACGTCACCCTGGACAAGTACGGCGAGAAGGTCGAGATCACCAAGCCGTGA
- a CDS encoding MFS transporter: MTDAAGTPQAQPAGDDPSHVSRAARTRLTLAAIAVAFAAADTYVVVLALPDMMAGVGLSADELQRAAPIISGFLLGYIAVLPLIGRIADVVGRTPVLIGALLLFAVGSLITAGAYDLPLVVTGRFLQGVGGGGLVPATLALVADLWPAERRGLPLGVVGAVQEVGSVLGPLLGAAVLAVADWRYIFWLNLVVAVVLAVLLRWRPRLSGVVGVLACVALGLTLTAPERLASGVTLGLPFVPFTGTSRLLTPIGLATLVLAVLWLGLVLWQARGHLGRVLSQVDLVGALLLALALAGVVLAFATADPERELMSPAGPWLLVGAAVFAAGFAWWQRRTAAAIVPRGLLGVHPAWGSLVISFLIGCALIAALVDVPVFARTTQGGGQLAAALVLLRFLIALPVGAVVGGWLTRRHGLGLIAGAGLALAGAMFVVMAFWSRTALDHWPATVVLLACGFGFGLALSPINTAMLGATPADSHGLVSALVVVARMVGMLVGVSALTAIGLRRYYAIADGIKSPNELCPASPANCRPFVDALRDAAVSQVHAIFAGAAICAFLAAVLSVLLLGRRGAAHT; this comes from the coding sequence GTGACCGACGCCGCCGGCACTCCGCAGGCGCAGCCGGCCGGAGACGACCCGTCCCACGTCAGCCGCGCGGCGCGGACCCGCCTGACCCTGGCCGCGATCGCCGTCGCGTTCGCGGCTGCCGACACGTACGTGGTCGTGCTCGCGCTGCCGGACATGATGGCCGGGGTCGGGCTGTCCGCCGACGAACTGCAGCGGGCCGCGCCGATCATCTCCGGGTTCCTGCTCGGATACATCGCCGTCCTGCCGTTGATCGGGCGGATCGCGGACGTCGTCGGGCGTACGCCGGTCCTCATCGGCGCGCTGCTGCTGTTCGCCGTCGGGTCACTGATCACGGCCGGAGCCTATGACCTGCCGCTGGTGGTAACCGGTCGGTTTCTCCAAGGCGTCGGCGGTGGCGGGCTCGTCCCGGCGACACTGGCGTTGGTCGCCGACCTCTGGCCCGCCGAACGCCGCGGATTGCCGCTGGGTGTCGTGGGAGCGGTGCAGGAGGTCGGCTCGGTACTGGGGCCGCTGCTCGGCGCCGCCGTACTCGCCGTGGCCGACTGGCGCTACATCTTCTGGCTGAACCTGGTCGTTGCTGTTGTGCTCGCCGTTCTGCTGCGCTGGCGACCGCGGCTCTCAGGCGTGGTCGGCGTACTCGCCTGTGTTGCCCTGGGGCTGACGCTCACCGCGCCTGAGCGGCTGGCGTCCGGGGTGACGCTCGGCCTGCCCTTCGTACCTTTCACCGGTACGTCCCGGCTGCTCACCCCGATCGGGCTGGCCACGCTCGTACTAGCGGTGCTCTGGCTCGGCCTGGTGCTGTGGCAGGCACGGGGACACCTCGGCCGCGTGCTGTCGCAGGTCGACCTCGTCGGCGCGCTGCTGCTGGCGCTCGCTCTGGCCGGGGTGGTGCTGGCGTTCGCGACGGCCGACCCGGAGCGCGAGCTGATGTCGCCCGCAGGCCCGTGGCTGCTGGTCGGGGCCGCGGTGTTCGCGGCAGGTTTCGCGTGGTGGCAGCGTCGTACGGCGGCCGCGATCGTGCCTCGTGGTTTGTTGGGTGTACATCCCGCGTGGGGCTCGCTGGTGATCAGTTTTCTCATCGGTTGTGCGCTGATTGCGGCCTTGGTCGACGTACCGGTGTTCGCTCGGACCACGCAGGGCGGCGGGCAGCTCGCGGCCGCGCTGGTTTTGCTGCGGTTCCTGATCGCGCTGCCGGTCGGCGCGGTCGTCGGCGGCTGGCTGACGCGGCGCCACGGGCTCGGGCTGATCGCCGGCGCGGGGTTGGCGCTGGCCGGGGCGATGTTCGTCGTGATGGCGTTCTGGAGCCGTACGGCGCTCGACCACTGGCCGGCGACCGTCGTACTGCTGGCCTGCGGTTTCGGCTTCGGGCTGGCGTTGTCACCGATCAACACCGCCATGCTGGGCGCGACGCCCGCCGACAGCCACGGCCTGGTCAGTGCCCTCGTCGTGGTCGCCCGGATGGTCGGCATGCTCGTCGGCGTCTCGGCGCTGACCGCGATCGGTCTGCGCCGGTACTACGCGATTGCCGACGGCATCAAATCGCCGAACGAGCTCTGCCCGGCCTCCCCCGCGAACTGCCGCCCGTTCGTGGACGCGCTCCGGGACGCGGCCGTTTCACAAGTTCACGCGATCTTCGCGGGGGCCGCGATCTGCGCCTTCCTCGCCGCCGTGCTGAGCGTGCTGCTGCTCGGGCGACGTGGCGCAGCGCACACATGA